The Chryseobacterium wanjuense genome includes a window with the following:
- a CDS encoding DUF2461 domain-containing protein, with translation MQAILSPKVFEFLKKLTKNNNREWFTENKNLYTESQENIVSFLEDLIREMSEFDEELGKIDAKKSLFRIYRDTRFSKDKIPYKTNFGASLGMGKGSQKGGYYLHLEPGKSFIAGGIYMPESSVLKEIRKEISLYGEEFLAILNNKDFKKHFPELDQDDKLKKVPMGFEKEDPMGEYLKLKNFIVVYSLKDEEVLDKNAVKNLAKVFKLMKPLNDFLNAPFL, from the coding sequence ATGCAGGCAATACTTTCTCCAAAAGTTTTCGAGTTTTTAAAGAAATTAACTAAAAATAATAACCGCGAGTGGTTTACAGAAAATAAAAATCTTTATACGGAATCTCAGGAAAATATAGTTTCGTTCCTTGAAGACCTGATCAGAGAAATGTCTGAATTTGATGAAGAACTGGGAAAAATAGACGCTAAAAAATCACTGTTCAGAATCTATCGTGACACAAGATTCTCGAAGGATAAAATTCCTTATAAAACCAATTTTGGCGCGTCTTTGGGAATGGGAAAAGGCAGCCAGAAAGGCGGATATTACCTTCATCTGGAACCCGGAAAATCTTTCATCGCCGGAGGAATCTATATGCCGGAATCTTCCGTCTTAAAAGAAATAAGAAAGGAAATTTCGTTGTATGGAGAAGAATTTCTTGCTATTCTAAACAATAAAGATTTCAAAAAACATTTTCCCGAGCTGGATCAGGATGACAAACTGAAAAAAGTTCCGATGGGTTTTGAAAAAGAAGATCCGATGGGTGAATATCTTAAACTGAAGAATTTCATTGTGGTGTATTCGCTAAAAGACGAGGAAGTTTTAGACAAAAATGCCGTAAAAAACCTGGCAAAAGTTTTCAAGCTGATGAAGCCTTTGAATGATTTTTTGAATGCTCCTTTTTTGTAA
- a CDS encoding FkbM family methyltransferase, translated as MSLYRRIAETLQYISPSFYKKRYFKKLNNLNKDNFSAKNVEPELVWIKEYLPKNAVILDIGANVGTFLYQLENKLNHEHIYGFEPNQKLYRRLKRLFPKMRILPLALSDENTTAEFKVPVINGKIIASRGTLNTSYKEKGEEMSHTEKVKVIKLDDWAAIEHFKRLDFIKIDVEGNEMKTLFGARKVIEQFAPTLMVEMEQRHHETPIWNEISEVESWGYEAKYLNRNTFELEKITEEILLKNINDEKNKQEYINNIIFIPKNH; from the coding sequence ATGTCCTTATACCGAAGAATTGCAGAAACACTACAATATATCAGTCCGAGTTTTTATAAAAAGAGATATTTTAAGAAATTAAACAACCTTAATAAAGACAACTTTTCGGCTAAAAATGTAGAACCGGAATTGGTCTGGATCAAAGAATATCTGCCTAAAAATGCTGTGATTCTGGATATTGGCGCCAACGTGGGAACGTTTTTATACCAGTTGGAAAACAAGCTGAATCATGAGCACATCTACGGTTTTGAACCCAACCAAAAGCTTTACAGACGACTAAAAAGATTATTTCCAAAAATGAGAATTCTTCCGCTGGCGTTGTCTGACGAGAATACCACTGCGGAATTCAAAGTTCCCGTGATCAACGGAAAAATAATTGCATCGCGAGGAACGCTGAACACGTCCTACAAAGAAAAAGGCGAAGAAATGAGCCATACCGAAAAGGTAAAAGTAATAAAACTCGACGACTGGGCTGCGATAGAACATTTCAAAAGACTGGATTTCATTAAGATAGACGTCGAAGGCAACGAGATGAAAACGTTGTTCGGAGCCAGAAAAGTCATCGAACAATTTGCCCCGACTTTAATGGTCGAAATGGAACAGAGACACCACGAAACCCCGATCTGGAACGAAATTTCGGAAGTGGAATCCTGGGGTTATGAAGCAAAATACCTCAACAGAAACACTTTTGAACTAGAGAAAATAACGGAAGAAATTCTTCTAAAAAACATAAATGACGAAAAAAATAAGCAAGAATACATCAACAATATAATTTTTATCCCTAAAAACCATTAA
- a CDS encoding lipopolysaccharide biosynthesis protein: MSVVARQGFKYSIIGYVGFLLGTISAIFIFPNDFEFYGKLRYILPSAEFLVPFVVMGISYSNVKFFHTVEKDGKEQNMLSLSLLVIFVNFLIFLLIFFLLPYFYPKFRYSEAWKAKEIILPMVLILSFCAIFNKYTSNYKRIVVSNIFDNLFPKIANLGAFCLFFYFALSQNIAFAFFFGMFALMLFGYIYYTNTLKKINLDFSTDYFKKDGFWKEFFNYSFFGFLGTFGNYLAINSLMIGEFMGMEENGIYAVLYALISLISIPQLGLFNVSAPIISKNLADGDMEGLDKFHKKTSLTLYFLGAVLFSCIMVGFPFLTQFMPKNGVMLREYEPVVWIWGSAVLVDLATGFNGNIISLSKYYKFNIVVMLLLAGLTISLNLYFIKNTDLKLIGIALSTAISLTTYNVIKIIFNYVMFKVSPLTIEMIFVSIICTLAITVAIVLPNFTNNFINLIYKPAVVLLLIFIGNYFTKVFPIEDYLNKNFIKSILKFK; this comes from the coding sequence ATGAGTGTAGTAGCAAGACAAGGATTCAAATACTCCATTATTGGTTATGTGGGTTTTTTGTTGGGTACCATTTCCGCGATTTTCATTTTCCCGAACGATTTTGAATTTTACGGAAAACTGCGCTACATCCTTCCCAGCGCGGAATTTTTGGTTCCGTTTGTGGTGATGGGAATTTCGTATTCTAATGTGAAATTTTTTCATACTGTGGAGAAAGACGGCAAAGAACAGAATATGCTTTCTTTATCATTGCTTGTGATTTTTGTTAACTTTCTCATTTTTTTGTTAATATTTTTTCTTCTCCCTTATTTTTATCCAAAATTCAGGTATTCAGAGGCATGGAAGGCCAAAGAAATCATTTTACCGATGGTTCTGATTCTTTCATTCTGTGCCATTTTCAATAAATATACTTCCAATTACAAAAGAATAGTTGTCTCTAATATTTTTGACAATCTTTTCCCTAAAATAGCTAATCTTGGGGCTTTTTGCCTGTTTTTCTATTTTGCTTTGTCTCAAAATATTGCCTTTGCATTTTTCTTCGGAATGTTTGCGTTGATGCTTTTCGGATACATTTATTATACCAATACCCTGAAAAAAATAAACCTGGATTTCAGTACAGATTACTTCAAGAAAGATGGCTTCTGGAAGGAGTTTTTTAATTACAGCTTTTTCGGTTTTTTAGGAACTTTTGGAAATTATCTGGCGATCAACAGTTTGATGATCGGGGAATTTATGGGAATGGAGGAAAATGGGATTTATGCTGTTTTATATGCTTTGATTTCTTTAATTTCTATCCCGCAGCTTGGTTTATTCAATGTTTCAGCTCCGATTATCAGTAAAAATCTTGCAGACGGAGACATGGAAGGACTTGATAAATTTCATAAAAAAACATCTTTAACTTTATATTTTCTAGGTGCCGTTTTGTTTTCGTGCATTATGGTAGGATTTCCTTTTTTGACGCAATTTATGCCTAAAAACGGCGTGATGCTGAGAGAATATGAGCCGGTGGTGTGGATTTGGGGATCGGCGGTTTTGGTAGATTTGGCAACGGGATTCAACGGGAATATTATTTCTCTGTCAAAATATTACAAGTTCAATATTGTGGTGATGCTTTTGCTGGCCGGATTAACCATCAGCCTGAATCTTTATTTCATCAAAAATACAGATCTGAAATTGATCGGAATCGCTTTGTCTACGGCGATTTCTTTAACAACTTATAACGTCATTAAAATCATTTTCAATTACGTTATGTTCAAAGTTTCGCCATTAACTATTGAGATGATTTTTGTATCTATTATCTGTACTCTGGCGATTACGGTGGCCATTGTTCTGCCTAATTTCACCAATAATTTCATCAATTTGATTTACAAGCCAGCCGTTGTATTGCTGTTGATTTTTATCGGGAATTATTTCACCAAAGTCTTTCCTATCGAGGATTATCTGAACAAGAATTTTATTAAAAGTATTCTTAAATTTAAATAG